A genomic region of Xanthomonas campestris pv. phormiicola contains the following coding sequences:
- a CDS encoding metalloregulator ArsR/SmtB family transcription factor: MPRRLPPALDPAAMREHAGEAARLLKALGNEKRLLLLCLLVDREQSVGELNTRLDLSQSALSQHLALLREDGLVQTRRDGQTIYYSLVPGPAQRILDTLHGIYCSAGPSSPDKTGP, translated from the coding sequence ATGCCACGCCGTCTGCCACCCGCACTGGATCCTGCGGCGATGCGCGAGCATGCCGGCGAGGCCGCGCGCCTGCTGAAGGCGCTCGGCAACGAGAAGCGGCTGCTGTTGCTGTGCCTGCTGGTGGACCGCGAACAGTCGGTGGGCGAGCTCAACACGCGCCTGGACCTGAGCCAATCGGCGCTGTCGCAGCACCTGGCGCTGCTGCGCGAGGACGGCCTGGTGCAGACCCGCCGCGACGGGCAGACCATCTACTATTCGCTGGTCCCCGGCCCGGCGCAACGCATCCTCGATACCTTGCACGGCATCTACTGCAGCGCAGGCCCTTCCTCTCCCGACAAGACAGGCCCAT
- a CDS encoding rhodanese-like domain-containing protein, protein MPHSSAQALVDRARPQIHEVDTDAAATPLPGEWIIDVREPGEFAVGHLPNAINIPRGILEFRLDTDPALARREQPILLYCASGGRSTLAALSLQQLGYSAVRSLNGGFLGWTAAGLPVAF, encoded by the coding sequence ATGCCCCATTCCTCCGCACAAGCCCTGGTCGACAGGGCGCGCCCGCAGATCCACGAAGTCGACACCGATGCCGCCGCCACGCCGCTGCCCGGCGAATGGATCATCGATGTGCGCGAACCCGGCGAGTTCGCCGTCGGCCACCTACCCAACGCGATCAACATCCCGCGCGGCATCCTCGAATTCCGCCTGGACACCGATCCGGCGCTGGCCCGGCGCGAGCAACCGATCCTGCTGTACTGCGCCAGCGGCGGCCGCTCCACGCTGGCCGCGCTGAGCCTGCAGCAGCTGGGCTACAGCGCGGTGCGCTCGTTGAACGGCGGCTTCCTCGGCTGGACCGCCGCCGGCCTGCCGGTCGCCTTCTGA